The segment AAACTGGAATAAGAACTATATAATTTCAGTAATAAAAACTGATTTACCCACTAAATATTCTTTCGAAACTCTTTCTTCAGACGATGGAAAAGGGAAATATCATACCTTCATTGAAGTTTTCAAAGGGCAAGAGGTTTTAAGATGGGCTAGTGGAAATAGTGGATATTCGCTGACTGGTATGCCCAAAACACCAGAAGACTTCCCGACAGTACAAGTAGCTCAGGGCTATACAAATAACTGTGCAAAATTAACCACTAGAGATACAGGATTCTTTGGTAGTATAAACAAGATGCCAATTGCTGCAGGAAACTTATTCTTAGGTCAATTCAATGTGCTTGAAGCCGTAGGCAAACCACTTGAGGCTACTAAGTTTGGCCTACCATTTAATCAAAAGCCTCTCCAACTAAAAGGATGGTATCAATATACCCCAGGTGAAACGTACAAGGACGATGGCAAACCCGTTGCAGGTAAGATAGACGAAGCAGACATCTATGGCGTATTCTATGAAACAGATGACAATTTAGAAACATTAGATGGCAGCAATTCACTTGATTATATTCATGTTCCAAATATTATAGCTATAGCTAGAGAAGATCTTCCTGCTACAACTAAAAACATGTGGACTGAATTCAACTTTGATTTCAAATATATAGAAGGCAGAACAATTGATCCTCAAAAGCTAAAAGAAGGAAAATATAAAATAGCAATTGTATTTACCTCTAGCAAAAATGGTGCACACTTTAGTGGTGCTGTAGGAAGTACTCTTTATGTAGATGAAGTAGAATTAATTGCTGAAGAATATTAAATTTTAGAGTCATGAAAAGATATTATAAACATATATTGCTTTTACTAGCTGTTTTTAGCTCGGTAAATATCTATGCACAAAAGGACCGTAACTGGGGTATCATATGGTCTGCCTTAAAAGGATTAGAATACGAAGTTAAAGGAGGTATTAACATTGGGGGGACATCTCCTCTTCCTTTGCCTTCCGAAATTAGAGAAATAAATAGCTACAGACCAGACTTAGCTCTATCTCTTGGTACAGAAATCTCCAAATGGTTTGGACAAAATGATAGATGGGGATTTATCTTTGGTCTAACTCTAGATACTAAAGCCATGAAAACTGATGCTACGGTAAAAAACTATGGTATGGAAATCATTGGTGACGGTGGAGAAGAAATAAAAGGACAATGGACAGGTAATGTGAAAACAAAGTTCAGAAACTCATATATCACGCTACCTCTATTGGCAGGATATAAAGTATCAAAACGTGTGAACCTTAAATTAGGACCTTACTTCTCTTACGTATTAGAAAGAGATTTCTCAGGTCATGTTTACGATGGCTATTTGAGAGAAGATGACCCTACTGGCCCAAAAGTGGAATTTAAAGACGGTAGTACGGCTACATACGATTTCTCTGACGATTTAAGAAGATTTCAATGGGGATTGCAGTTTGGTGCTGAGTGGAGAGCATTCAGACATCTCAATGTATATGCCGACCTTAATTGGGGATTAAACAATATCTTTAAGAAGGATTTTGATACTGTCACCTTCAATATGTATCCCATCTATCTGAATATGGGTTTTGGATATGCCTTCTAAACAAAAAAGAATAACAATATTAAAAAGCAGAAAGAACTAACCTCTTTCTGTTTTTTTTGTATAGTCATTATCCACTTAGCCACACCCTCTTTTATAACGATACAACTAAGTATCTTCATTTAAATAAATTCAGAAAACCACATTAAATTCTTAAATCAATAGAATAAAACTTTTATTTAGAATCTGCTTCCGAATTGTAAAGTGCTGAATATCAACACTCCCAAAAAGCAAAAAGTACCAAAAGAAACAAACTGGAAACAAAAATTTCAAAAACCCCAAAATGAAAACATCTGCTTAACATATCTTAACACGGAAATGAACGGAAATTTTCATTTTCTATCATTTTGTGCTGCGTTCCTGAAGGTGCAAAATCAGGTATTGTGAACCTTATTGTCGTTTCAGCAATCAGGTTGAAAAAATGGCTTTAGTTGGAAAAATGTGCACGAAAAGTGGGCTTTTCAGGTGGCATTTTATAGTATTTTCTGCGAAAATACAGTTGTATGTTTAACTTTCTACGTATAAGTCTCTTTAGTCTCACGGAATTTTATTAACTTTGCACCAAAGTTTATTTTAATTGCAATTTTATGGTCACTTATTTTGATGCATGTGAGATTCTTGAAATGCTGTCTGAAGCATCTGTAAAGGTGTTTCTGGACGGCGGTTGGGGTGTCGATGCACTTATAGGCAGAGAAACAAGAATACATAACGACATCGATCTGTTCGTAGAGAAGAAAGACTATGGTAAGGCCATATCCGTGATTACCTGGAAGGGATACAGAGAAGTTGTAATGGACTATACGACCGATAGCCATACTGTCTGGAAAGATGACAACGGAAGAATAATCGATCTGCATTGTTTCGAATATGTCGAAGATGGAATTCTATATGACGGATACACTTTCCCAAGCGAAACTTTCTCAGGTAAAGGAAATATCGGGAATATTGAGGTAACATGCATAAACCCGGAGGCACAGGTACAGTTCCATCTTGGATATGAATACGATGAAAATGATGTCCACGACGTCCTGTTATTATGCAGAACTTTCAATCTTGAGATACCGGAGCAATATAAAACTCACATCTGATTCAATATGCTATGATTACTGATAGTTATGATATTGAAACTGAACCAATGATCAATCTGTTTGATTTCTACGGCAGACGTGGAGATTTTGCAGATATATGCCTGATAATATTCTCGAAGGAGATTCATCGGCATTTACTTGATTCCTACGAATCTGAAATTATTGCAACTATGCCGGCTTGCAATGGCGATACGCATATCTATAAAACAACTTATAAAGGAGTTACGATAACTTTCTACCTGTCAGGAATAGGTTCAGCAGTAGCATCCTCTCAATGTCATCTTGCAAGCTGGCTAACTGGAGCATCAAAGTTCATTATGTTCGGTTCCTGTGGCAGTCTTGACCGTACAACCACACAAGGTAGATTTATCATACCGACACAAAGTTACAGAGGGGACGGGTGTTCATATTATTTTGCAGCACCATCCGACTATATTGATATAGCCGCAAGCAAGGAACTTTCCATAATTTTCGACAAATTATCTGTACCATATATTACAGGTAAAATATGGACGACAGATTCGATGATCAGAGAAACAAAAGGACTTGTACGCAAACGTATGGAAGAAGGGTGCATCGCTGTAGAAATGGAATTGGCTGGAGTTCAATCTGTGTGCGACTTCTACAATTTGAAGTTGTATGCTTTTTTTGAAACAGGTGACATTTTGGATACAAATGGATATGAAGCCAAAGGCTTGAACAATGCCAACCATAGTTTAAACAAACTTTATATTGCTTTAGAAACGGCAACCTACATCTGAAGTATATCAGAATTGTAAATTCCCATTTAGCGGACTATATAAAAAGTATTCCATAACCATCTATACGTGGTTTACGGAATGCTTACTTTATAACAATTAGGTTTACACTCGTTTATTTTGACGGTGCAAAGTTACTCATGCTATCTGGCTCCCACAACGGGCAATAGTGCACATTTTCAAGAAAATGACGTTTTCAAGAAAAAAAATATCCCTACAAACTTAGACTATGCCAAGTTTCGTAGGGATTTTGGAGGGTATAAACATTAGATTACTTCGTCCAGTGGTAGTGACTGTCGAGCATCAGGAAGATAGCCAAGCCGAAAATAACGAGTCCAAGGACAAAGAAGAACCAGAAGAAATACTGCACATAGTGTCCGAGGTAGGTTCCGTCGTACTCCTTGTACCTTTCCTGAACCCTTCTACGTTCTTCATAAAACATTTGATTGACCTCACGGATATGCTTCTGCATCTGAGTGGTCATCCATTCATGTTGTTTGTCGAACATGTCCTGAATCTTCTTCCAGTCAACATCATCGACTCTGACTGAAACCTTCAACTTGGTTGGGGCATCCTTCAGAACATTGTCAATGTGGGTATTGATGGTGTCAACCTTACCACTGATAGTGTCAACGGCATTGCCAAGAGCAGTCTGAGCTGAATTGTACTTACGGATGGCAGACTCCAGTTGAAGAGTTGCATTGATCCAAGTGTTGGTCGCTTTGTCAATGTTCTCACTCAACTGCCTGAGTTCAGGCGCACGACTGACAACAGCATCCTCGGCATCATGCTCTTCAATCTCTTCCTGGACTTCGTTCATCATGTCATCGAAGTCAGGCTTCTGCTCGTCATCTTCGATGAGTTCTTCTACATGTTTTGTTCTTCTCATTGATATGTAGGATTTGTCTAACGGTGGAATGAACGTCTTTTCTGCGGTGGCTTGCACATGGCATGAGCCATCTGGAGGCAACGGCGAGCCCGCTCACGCTCGTCTTCGTCATCATCCTTACCCCAACCAGAGGAAGGAGCAGAACCACCACCGCCACAAGATTCGGACACGGTTGTTGCTGCATCAATCATATCAAGGAAGAGAAGCATACCTACATGAGAAATGTCCTCTCTTGATGCAGTCATATCAGAATCAGGAACCTGAACCTCATTGAGGAAGATGTCCTTGACCGTGTTCGGAATATAGATTCTCTTCATTTCACCGCTAACATTGACATTGAAGGCAGTCTTGGTAGCAACTGGCAATGGCTTAGAATTGGACTGGGTAGGTTTCGTTGTCTGAGCAACATGGCGAGCAGGGCGAGCCGGTGAAACGGAAGGTGAAGCAGGTCGCATCTTGACCTGAGTAGGCTTAGGATGCATCTTCTTCCATGTGGCTTCAAGCTGTGATACCATGAACTTTCGACCGATGGCAGAAGCCTTGAACACTGAGGCATTCTTGCCGATGGTGTAGCCCACAAGTTTGCAGTTAGTAGTGTCATACCTTGGATTGACCTCATAGCCTCTCATGCGAAGCATATCAAAGTAACGGTCAATGTCGAAACTATCCATCTTCTGAAGGGTATATTCGCAAAACTCCGCTATATCTTGTTGGCGCATTTCACGAACCTCCTGAGGTTGCTCCCAACCATGCCTTGCGTTGATAATTTCCGCAGCCCTTATTGCTCTGATGTGAACATCGTGAACATCGTTGGTCTTGCCGTCATTATCCACACGGCAACAGTCAAGATGCAGGTGAAGGGTTCCAGACTTGGAATCCCGATGCAAGGCAGCAACACTCATAGAATTGCGGAAATTGGTCTTGACCTTCTCCTTAAAGCCTTTGGGTAAAAGTCCGACTGAATCCAAAGCTTCCAATCCTTCATCAGCGAGGTTTGCCCAGTCATCCAAGGTATAGTTCTCTGACTCTTCCTTGGATGGGGAGAGTACAAACGTGGTCATGAAGCGTTCCAACTTTCGCCCAACAGTCCTGTCCTGTTGATGCAACTGGCAGTGATGCTTCATCCGATACCAGATTTCGGTGGCATCGAGATAGTCAGGCATGTGGTTCACCTTGACCACGGTTGCATCCTCCTTCTCCATTGCGTACCTTGCGGCATTGCCGCCATAGGCTACTGGTCTTGCGAGTATAATCATTCGTCTTCTTGAACTTTGGTCAGTACAGGAGAAGTAAGGTTGTCTTCAATGCTATACCAGTGTTTGATGAGTCGTTCAACGGCTTCAATCCACCACTTCATGAACTTTGGAGATCTGAACATCTTCTGCTTTTCCTCGGGTGAAGCATCGTGCAACTTACTGCGGACTTTTATCAAGTCGGTACGTGCCTCAGTCAGAGAGTTCAGGGCTTTGCTTTCCTCTGGAGTGAGTCGCTGACGTGGGTGATGCTTCTTGCCAGTCTCAACGAGATACTTGCCTATGCTCATACCACATTCCTTAGCGAGTTTTTTCAGTTCCTTCCAGTCCTTATCGGTACAGCGGAAGGAATGCACCCTTGTGGGTGTCTTCTTGATAATCTTCTTTTTCTTAGCCATATCTTTGAATATGATTAAAGGGATGAATATAAATCAGTAAAAAAGAAGGACATAGGTCTGCGAGCCTGCGAGTAGCCCGAGAAACTTTTAGGACTGCATAAATTTGGTCACAAATAATGTAGTACAAAAGGATTTCTCGAAAAGTACCTCTTAAAAATCGGTCCTTTTACCTGCTAAGTTCCCGTCAGGGCTTAGAAAGTCGTTTCGGCTTGCCGTGTTGTCCTGTATCGGTAAACGTCCTTTGGGATGGTTTGGCGGTGCAGGTCGCATTCCTGAGTCCTCAGACGGCTATTTGTTGCCGTTCTGGTTGTAGTAGCCGTTAGGCTTCTGATAGCCGTTGAAAGGCGGTCTTTGATTGCCGTTAGGCTGTTGTGGCTGCTGTCCTCCTTGCTGAGAAGGTATCTGCTCATGCTGCTTCCCTTCATTCTGCTTGCCATCGGCTTCACCTTGGGGAGAAGGGCTGTCAGCAGACTGCGGGGAATTGTTTTCAGGAGGTGATGGTGACTTGTTGCCATCTGCTCCAGACTTACCCACATTGCCACTATCATTAGATTGTGGTGATTGGTGCGACACATTGCCAGTTGTCTGAGGATTGTTGCCCTCGGCAGAGTCATTGGATTTGTCATCGGCAGAAGCAGAACCTTCCTTGTCCTTCTTCTTGTCATCAGGATCCTCAGTGATGATGACCTTGGAGGCAGGAACTTCCGCATGGATGATTGCCGTACTGTCGTTATTGCGCTTTAAGGCAAAGGCATTCGACACGAACTTGGCATCAACATACCAGCCTGAGAGACAATGAAGGGTGTAGATGCGGTTATCTTCCACTTCCTGAGAAGAGAAAATGCCCACAGCCTCCATAGCATCCAACAGCTTTGGAACCGTCTTGCGGTCTTTGTCCCAGAGTTTGGCAAGTTGGGTATTGTCAACCATAACTTGACCTGCCAAGATTTCTACTTGCTTGGTCTTGCTGATTTGCACAAGTTTTGGAACTGGCTCGGCAAGATCCACAAGCGACATGAAGCATTCCATACGGTCAATCTTGTACTTCTTGCTTCGAAGATGCTTCAACTGCTCTTCAGAGAAAGTGAAGCAACGATGTAATTTTTTATCGTCCATAGTCTATGATATTATTGAAATGTAACCGAATAAAGGGAAAAGGAATATGCCATCAAAAAGAAGAGAATCACTGGATAAGTTCAACCAGGGATTTCTTCATGTCATCATCAATGACTCGGTATCGGGCAAAAGCAACGCTGCCTTTGGCATGACCAGACATAGAAGCAACCAAATCAGGGTCTTTGACCATGCGGTAAAGATTACCGATAAAAGTCCTTCGTGCAAGATGAGAGGTAGCCACATCTGAGATTGGCTTCTTCTCTTCAAGCCGTGTCTTAGGGTTAATCACAGTGACAACACGATTTACCTTGGCACGCTTCAAGATTCTACGGATAGCATCGTTGAACTTGAAGTTATAATGCTTGGGGAAGATTGGTTCATCATCACCATGGTCATGGCCATCAAGGATAGCCATAGCCTTGGGGATAAGAGGAACCCTTACAACGTCACCTAACTTGCCCTTGGTCTTGATGGGGATATATTCCAGAACACCGTCAATAATGTTCTTGGGGGTGAAGGTCACAAGATCACTATGACGGCATCCGACCATACACTGAAACACGAACATATCACGATACTCAGCAAGTTCTGCATCATCCGTTAGGTCTGCATCCAGAACTTGGTCACGCTCCTGAATGGTCAGGAAATATGGAGTGCCATAGAGTGCCTTGGGCATGTCATAGCCAAAGAAGGGGTCATTGTTTGTGACTCCCTGCTTTCGTACCCAGTTGCAGACGGTACGCATCAAGGTCATGTTAGTGACGATGGTATTCATAGATATGTCATAGTCAGAAGACAGGAAATCCGCAAACACACGAAGATCATCGGCAGTCATGCTGTCAATGTTCATCGGGTGTTTGTGTTCATCCTCAAAACGAGTAACCTTGTCAATCAGGCATCGGGTGTTGCACTCCTGATGCTTGCCGAAATGCTTGTTCTGAAGGTACCTCTCTGCCCAGATGACAAAGGATTTGCTTACCGCCATGCCACTGCCCATGCAATAGGCATTGGGGTGGTGATAGGCAAATATCAGTCGTCTTAGCCAGTCGGAGTTTGCTCCGATATAGTATTCCCTGGTTATGATACCTGTAATCTCCTTGACCTGTGAGTCAAAGAGGTTTCTGGTATCGTCATCCACAAGATTGACACGGCTCTTGTAGCCCTGTCGTTCTTGGCTCCAGTGATTGGGATTGATCTGAAGTTCGCTTGCGCACTTGACATCAAGCCCTTTGTCACGGACACGGAAGTACACCGAAGCACGGCTGTCAAGGTCGTTCTTCGATGTATCTTTCTGACGTATGTAAGCGGTAACTCTCATTGATATGTCTATGATATGACAAAAGGGAAAGAAGAAACTATCTGCGGAAATGCAGGTGACGATGCTCGGGATAGTCCGAAGCAATGTCCTTCAGCTGCTGTTCAAGTCGCTCGTTCTGGTATGGAGTGAGCGCATGGATAGCCTTGATGCAGACACTCTGCACAAGCAGGGTTCGTCTGCCGATAGTGTTTTCTTGGTCAATGCCCTTGTTGGCATGTGAAATCTCGCACAGTTCATTGAAGGCATCCTTCATACTGTGATAGCCTGTGCCATCCTTGGCATAGGTAACGGCAAGGCTGGCTACCTGAGCCAGTTTGTCGTTGTACTGCTGTTGATTGAAATCCTGATTCATAATACTCATTGATTAGTGGTTGGCAAGTTCATTCAGCTTCTGGGCTGCTGCCTCCTTGGTCTCAGCCTCAGACATGCTGCGGTTCTGACGCATCCACTTCAGAAGTTCAGCCTTCTCAAAGTAGATGAGTTTGCCGTTTGGACGGAAGAAAGGAAGCTCATGACGATGGGTCATCTTGTAGAGACTGCTCTTTGATATACCCATGAAAAGGGCTGCTTCTTCAAGTGTCAATACCTCCTTGGCTGCGCTGAGAGTGTTCTCCAGAACCTCGATGCGATGCTCAAATGACTCTACCTTCAAAAGAAGAGTCTCGTTGTCAATAGTCTTATTCATAATCTTGATATTTAGTTGTTTACGTTATCCTGAATGCTTGGTTTTGAGATAGCAAGCCCCTAAGGGTAGCGGAAACCACTACCTTGAATCAGGGCACTGCTTTTGATGAAATGAAACTGGTTGTTATCCTGAATCGGCTCGTTAGCCGTTATTCGTTATCCTGTATATCTATGACCTTGCGAGGGTGCGTGTTGGTCGCTGCCGTTCGCTTGGTTCGTGGAATCTTCTTGTTCTCGGTGTGTGGCTTGCGACTCCTGAATACCGTCTTGGTATTGGAGATAGCCTTGACCTTTTCCTCAGTCAGCACGTCTGCATAGACTGCGGTTGATTTGAGCGACTTGTGACCCATGAGTTTCTTGGTGGTCTCGATGTCACCAGTAGCCGCTTGGATCAATGTGCCAAAGGTATGTCGGGAGGTATGGAAGGAGATTGTCTTCGTGATACCTACCTTCTTGGCTATTCGTTTGAGAGCTGCATCCACATTGGCATGGGCAGGAAGGTGGAAAACCTTGTCATCCTTCTTGGGTGGCATCCATGCTTCTGCGGTTGAGCAGATTGGGACGGCATTGAGTTCCTTGGTCTTCTTCTGGACGATTACAAGTGTGTTCGTTACCTCGTTCCTCATGATGTTTGACCATCGCAAAGCCCTTATGTCGCTGATGCGTAGTCCTGTAAGGCAAGCGAAGCCAAATGCCAACTGGGTTTCCCTGACTCCGTTAGTCTCTTCGGATGCCATGAAGAGTTTGAGTTCATCGGGTGTAAGGTACAGCTTGTGACCAGACTTTGGCTTGGAGATTGTGTCTTCCTTCTCCAACTGATAGAAGGGGTTTGCCTTCAACTTGCCAGTCTTGACTGCCTTGTTGAATACTGCGACAATGCGTTGCTGCATGTTCCGCAAACTGGCATTACTCAACGGCTTTGCCTTGACTCTCACATACTTCTGAGGTACATAGTCATTCTTCAGCCAAAGAAAGAATGCCTTGAACCATGTCTTATCGAACTTCATCAGAGTGATGTGCGGTCTGCGTTTGGCTTTCAGAAACTCCTTCATGCGTTCTTGAAGGTATTGAGTCTGCTCGACAGTCCTCTTGGAATATTCGGGATTGCCGTCCATCCACTCCATGTAAGTCTGGATCCAGTCAATGACTTCGGGTGAGTCATCGTTGGGAATGTCGGGTACAACCATCAAGTGACCTTTCTCGGGAATGGTCTCGGGATGAAGGACGCGCTCGGCACGAATCTCCTGCGCACGTTTCAAGGTAGCCTCGTTGCGTTCCTTTGTCTCTTGGTTAATCTCAGGGATTAGGTAGAGGGAAAGGAACTCAAACTTGCGCTTGCCATTCTCATAGATGTCAAGATACAGGCTCTTGTTGTCGTTTTCAAGGTCTTTTTGTCGAAGTGTGATGGTCATATCAATGATTGTTATAATTGGTTATACCACTGGGGTGAAACACCACCCTGGTTTATCAAAGGGGGTGATTTCAAGTCACCTCCCTTAACTCTTTGAAGGGGGGGGTACTTTCAAAGTACATCCTTTACTTGAACATTCCATCAATGAGGTTGATGGCTTCCTCCTTCTTCTTATCTACGATTTTCGCATAGATTTCAGTGGTCTGAATGTTGGTGTGACCCATCAACTTGCTTGTGGTGAACAGGTCTGCGCCAAGTGTCAGCATCATTGTGCCGAAGGTGTGACGTGAACAGTGGAAACTGATGTGCTTCTCTACACCTGCTGCCTCTGCCCATTTGCGAAGGGCTCTGCCTATGACGGTCTGAGTAGTTGGTATATCAAAGAAGGGAGTTGTTATTCCCTTTGGTTTTGGTAACCAACGCTTTGCCTCTTCAGAGAGTGGGATGATGACAGGCTTCTCCGTCTTCTGCATTTCCATGTCAATATACTCGCCCTTGCCGTCAGGAGTCTTGAAAATGTGAATCGGTGCAAGTTTGTACATATCACTGAGTCGCAATCCAGTGAAACAAGCAAAGATGAAGGCTTGCTTGACCTCTGGGCGGTAACTGTCGGTTGCCATGAGGGCTTTAAGTTCCTCAATGGTAAGGTATTCCTTCTTGCCATCCTTTGGCTGAATGCGCTCCTTGGCATCCAGTTCCTTCATTGGATTGTTTCGGATAATACCTTGACGGACAGCATTGTTGAGAGTAGTCGAGAACATGCCGAGGTAACGGCTTGCCGTGTTCTGGCTGATAGGTCTTGGCTCAATGTACTTGCAGTGTGAGTTTGGGAAGGTGCGAAGGAACTTCACATACCCACGGCAGAAATCAGCATTGACCTCTTCAAGGGTGATGAAGGTCTGATTGGACTCTTCAAGATATTTCTCCACGGTGTGAAGCATTTCAACACGACAATGGAGGGTTGACTTCTTGGTGCTGA is part of the Bacteroides coprosuis DSM 18011 genome and harbors:
- a CDS encoding hypothetical protein (KEGG: bth:BT_2994 hypothetical protein~SPTR: Putative uncharacterized protein;~IMG reference gene:2504105748), whose protein sequence is MAKKKKIIKKTPTRVHSFRCTDKDWKELKKLAKECGMSIGKYLVETGKKHHPRQRLTPEESKALNSLTEARTDLIKVRSKLHDASPEEKQKMFRSPKFMKWWIEAVERLIKHWYSIEDNLTSPVLTKVQEDE
- a CDS encoding hypothetical protein (KEGG: bth:BT_2995 hypothetical protein~SPTR: Putative uncharacterized protein;~IMG reference gene:2504105747) — protein: MIILARPVAYGGNAARYAMEKEDATVVKVNHMPDYLDATEIWYRMKHHCQLHQQDRTVGRKLERFMTTFVLSPSKEESENYTLDDWANLADEGLEALDSVGLLPKGFKEKVKTNFRNSMSVAALHRDSKSGTLHLHLDCCRVDNDGKTNDVHDVHIRAIRAAEIINARHGWEQPQEVREMRQQDIAEFCEYTLQKMDSFDIDRYFDMLRMRGYEVNPRYDTTNCKLVGYTIGKNASVFKASAIGRKFMVSQLEATWKKMHPKPTQVKMRPASPSVSPARPARHVAQTTKPTQSNSKPLPVATKTAFNVNVSGEMKRIYIPNTVKDIFLNEVQVPDSDMTASREDISHVGMLLFLDMIDAATTVSESCGGGGSAPSSGWGKDDDEDERERARRCLQMAHAMCKPPQKRRSFHR
- a CDS encoding Aminoglycoside-2''-adenylyltransferase (InterPro IPR019646~KEGG: bpo:BP951000_1185 putative aminoglycoside nucleotidyltransferase~PFAM:Aminoglycoside-2''-adenylyltransfera se~SPTR: LnuC protein;~IMG reference gene:2504105744~PFAM: Aminoglycoside-2''-adenylyltransferase), whose protein sequence is MVTYFDACEILEMLSEASVKVFLDGGWGVDALIGRETRIHNDIDLFVEKKDYGKAISVITWKGYREVVMDYTTDSHTVWKDDNGRIIDLHCFEYVEDGILYDGYTFPSETFSGKGNIGNIEVTCINPEAQVQFHLGYEYDENDVHDVLLLCRTFNLEIPEQYKTHI
- a CDS encoding hypothetical protein (KEGG: afm:AFUA_4G14220 C6 finger domain protein~SPTR: Putative uncharacterized protein;~IMG reference gene:2504105751) → MNQDFNQQQYNDKLAQVASLAVTYAKDGTGYHSMKDAFNELCEISHANKGIDQENTIGRRTLLVQSVCIKAIHALTPYQNERLEQQLKDIASDYPEHRHLHFRR
- a CDS encoding hypothetical protein (KEGG: bth:BT_2081 hypothetical protein~SPTR: Putative uncharacterized protein;~IMG reference gene:2504105742); translation: MKLFRTLLCLSFVLIVSACIKSEEPNAEADITACTIREPDILKTALVNNDEIGKYSVMIMVHKHADITKITPEFTLTPGATIEPASGITQDFTNPITYTVTSEDKNWNKNYIISVIKTDLPTKYSFETLSSDDGKGKYHTFIEVFKGQEVLRWASGNSGYSLTGMPKTPEDFPTVQVAQGYTNNCAKLTTRDTGFFGSINKMPIAAGNLFLGQFNVLEAVGKPLEATKFGLPFNQKPLQLKGWYQYTPGETYKDDGKPVAGKIDEADIYGVFYETDDNLETLDGSNSLDYIHVPNIIAIAREDLPATTKNMWTEFNFDFKYIEGRTIDPQKLKEGKYKIAIVFTSSKNGAHFSGAVGSTLYVDEVELIAEEY
- a CDS encoding hypothetical protein (KEGG: bth:BT_2996 hypothetical protein~SPTR: Putative uncharacterized protein;~IMG reference gene:2504105746), whose product is MRRTKHVEELIEDDEQKPDFDDMMNEVQEEIEEHDAEDAVVSRAPELRQLSENIDKATNTWINATLQLESAIRKYNSAQTALGNAVDTISGKVDTINTHIDNVLKDAPTKLKVSVRVDDVDWKKIQDMFDKQHEWMTTQMQKHIREVNQMFYEERRRVQERYKEYDGTYLGHYVQYFFWFFFVLGLVIFGLAIFLMLDSHYHWTK
- a CDS encoding hypothetical protein (KEGG: bfr:BF3775 hypothetical protein~SPTR: Putative uncharacterized protein;~IMG reference gene:2504105743): MKRYYKHILLLLAVFSSVNIYAQKDRNWGIIWSALKGLEYEVKGGINIGGTSPLPLPSEIREINSYRPDLALSLGTEISKWFGQNDRWGFIFGLTLDTKAMKTDATVKNYGMEIIGDGGEEIKGQWTGNVKTKFRNSYITLPLLAGYKVSKRVNLKLGPYFSYVLERDFSGHVYDGYLREDDPTGPKVEFKDGSTATYDFSDDLRRFQWGLQFGAEWRAFRHLNVYADLNWGLNNIFKKDFDTVTFNMYPIYLNMGFGYAF
- a CDS encoding hypothetical protein (KEGG: bth:BT_2993 hypothetical protein~SPTR: Putative uncharacterized protein;~IMG reference gene:2504105749); the protein is MDDKKLHRCFTFSEEQLKHLRSKKYKIDRMECFMSLVDLAEPVPKLVQISKTKQVEILAGQVMVDNTQLAKLWDKDRKTVPKLLDAMEAVGIFSSQEVEDNRIYTLHCLSGWYVDAKFVSNAFALKRNNDSTAIIHAEVPASKVIITEDPDDKKKDKEGSASADDKSNDSAEGNNPQTTGNVSHQSPQSNDSGNVGKSGADGNKSPSPPENNSPQSADSPSPQGEADGKQNEGKQHEQIPSQQGGQQPQQPNGNQRPPFNGYQKPNGYYNQNGNK
- a CDS encoding integrase family protein (InterPro IPR002104~KEGG: bth:BT_3478 integrase~PFAM: Integrase, catalytic core, phage~SPTR: Putative uncharacterized protein;~IMG reference gene:2504105750~PFAM: Phage integrase family), yielding MRVTAYIRQKDTSKNDLDSRASVYFRVRDKGLDVKCASELQINPNHWSQERQGYKSRVNLVDDDTRNLFDSQVKEITGIITREYYIGANSDWLRRLIFAYHHPNAYCMGSGMAVSKSFVIWAERYLQNKHFGKHQECNTRCLIDKVTRFEDEHKHPMNIDSMTADDLRVFADFLSSDYDISMNTIVTNMTLMRTVCNWVRKQGVTNNDPFFGYDMPKALYGTPYFLTIQERDQVLDADLTDDAELAEYRDMFVFQCMVGCRHSDLVTFTPKNIIDGVLEYIPIKTKGKLGDVVRVPLIPKAMAILDGHDHGDDEPIFPKHYNFKFNDAIRRILKRAKVNRVVTVINPKTRLEEKKPISDVATSHLARRTFIGNLYRMVKDPDLVASMSGHAKGSVAFARYRVIDDDMKKSLVELIQ
- a CDS encoding purine or other phosphorylase family 1 (InterPro IPR000845~KEGG: fma:FMG_1395 hypothetical protein~PFAM: Nucleoside phosphorylase domain~SPTR: Putative uncharacterized protein;~IMG reference gene:2504105745~PFAM: Phosphorylase superfamily); the encoded protein is MITDSYDIETEPMINLFDFYGRRGDFADICLIIFSKEIHRHLLDSYESEIIATMPACNGDTHIYKTTYKGVTITFYLSGIGSAVASSQCHLASWLTGASKFIMFGSCGSLDRTTTQGRFIIPTQSYRGDGCSYYFAAPSDYIDIAASKELSIIFDKLSVPYITGKIWTTDSMIRETKGLVRKRMEEGCIAVEMELAGVQSVCDFYNLKLYAFFETGDILDTNGYEAKGLNNANHSLNKLYIALETATYI